The following coding sequences are from one Rutidosis leptorrhynchoides isolate AG116_Rl617_1_P2 chromosome 11, CSIRO_AGI_Rlap_v1, whole genome shotgun sequence window:
- the LOC139874424 gene encoding uncharacterized protein → MSMVTAGVRERIRDKHYRDKIGQTKVKRYRRGKAPEWADNGGDEEGRIDNIQNRMWSRSSACLEKALLFPSSRDRNDDDDGNNIVKGDDDDPRLQRLTKYKLRGDDDDDDDDDDDDDDDDDKGEEVRRADHHRRFRQATEIINSTEEKRLDFIDDDDDDDDDDDDAVDERRKRIKETFLQREQDEEAKKKMIMEGEDEEEEDESSSEYETDDDDDDLEEEQIQMMGIAEAMVKPVWVPNTEWHTILERNKIQAAEARASEKVEKRKMETKEMLIKEIRKDMEIQKNIVSDDVVETDDDDDDELNEAEEYEAWKAREKARNKRDRENRGDATEREEDNEKRVTDIEEWDRNNPKPAGAPKRKRRMRYLQKYYHKGAFFQDDDDTYGIFRRDFSAPTGEDKMIDKTILPKVMQVKHFGRSGMTKWTHLVNEDTTTTHYYSNNHHPWTAYNHDTTLWWSNYTTTKMARVL, encoded by the exons ATGTCGATGGTAACGGCGGGTGTTAGAGAAAGAATTAGGGATAAACATTATAGAGATAAAATAGGGCAAACGAAAGTAAAAAGATATAGGCGTGGTAAAGCTCCTGAGTGGGCAGATAATGGCGGCGATGAAGAAGGAAGAATCGATAATATACAAAATAGAATGTGGTCGAGATCATCAGCTTGTTTAGAAAAAGCGTTGTTGTTTCCTAGTAGTAGGGataggaatgatgatgatgatggtaataatATTGTGAAAGGTGATGATGATGATCCTAGGTTGCAGAGGTTAACCAAGTATAAGTTAAGgggggatgatgatgatgatgatgatgatgatgatgatgatgatgatgatgatgataagggaGAGGAGGTAAGAAGAGCTGATCATCATCGAAGATTTAGGCAGGCGACAGAGATTATTAATTCGACTGAAGAAAAGCGGTtggattttattgatgatgatgatgatgatgatgatgatgatgatgatgcagttGATGAAAGGAGGAAGAGAATCAAGGAAACGTTTCTGCAGAGGGAGCAAGATGAAGAAGCAAAAAAGAAGATGATAATGGAAGGAGAGGATGAAGAGGAGGAAGATGAATCATCATCTGAGTATGAaacggatgatgatgatgatgatttggaaGAAGAACAGATACAGATGATGGGGATAGCAGAAGCGATGGTGAAGCCGGTTTGGGTACCAAATACGGAATGGCATACTATTCTTGAACGGAACAAGATTCAAGCTGCTGAAGCACGGGCGAGTGAAAAAGTGGAGAAACGGAAGATGGAAACGAAGGAGATGCTTATTAAGGAAATACGTAAAGATATGGAGATTCAGAAAAATATTGTTTCTGATGACGTGGTGgaaacagatgatgatgatgatgatgagttgaaTGAAGCGGAGGAGTATGAGGCGTGGAAGGCTCGTGAGAAGGCGAGGAATAAACGAGATAGAGAGAATCGTGGTGATGCAACGGAACGAGAGGAGGATAATGAGAAGAGAGTTACTGATATTGAAGAGTGGGACAGGAATAATCCGAAGCCTGCCGGTGCACCGAAACGGAAAAGGAggat gaGGTATCTGCAGAAGTATTATCATAAGGGTGCTTTCTTTCAGGATGATGATGATACGTATGGAATTTTTAGACGCGATTTCTCAGCACCAACTGGAGAGGATAAGATGATCGATAAGACGATTTTACCAAAGGTTATGCAAGTCAAACACTTTGGTCGAAGTGGAATGACAAAATGGACTCACCTTGTTAATGAAGATACTACTACGACTCACTACTACTCGAATAACCACCACCCATGGACGGCATACAACCACGATACAACACTTTGGTGGTCAAACTACACCACCACCAAAATGGCGCGAGTATTATGA